One genomic region from Mycobacterium basiliense encodes:
- a CDS encoding polyadenylate-specific 3'-exoribonuclease AS has protein sequence MRYFYDTEFIEDGRTIELISIGVVAEDGREYYAVSTEFDPARAGSWVRTHVLPKLPPPASQLWRSRSQIRKDLEQFLGIDGDEPIELWAWVAAYDHVALCQLWGAMPALPPAVPRFTRELRQLWEDRGCPRMPRRSRDAHDALVDARDQLRRFRIITAGEHGSQ, from the coding sequence ATGCGGTACTTCTACGACACCGAGTTCATCGAGGACGGTCGCACGATTGAGCTGATCTCGATCGGGGTGGTCGCCGAGGACGGCCGGGAATACTACGCCGTATCAACGGAGTTCGACCCAGCGCGGGCGGGCAGCTGGGTTCGCACCCATGTGCTGCCCAAGCTGCCGCCGCCGGCGTCTCAGCTGTGGCGCTCACGCAGCCAGATCCGTAAGGATCTCGAGCAGTTCCTTGGCATCGACGGTGATGAACCGATTGAGCTGTGGGCCTGGGTGGCCGCCTACGATCACGTGGCCCTGTGTCAGCTGTGGGGTGCGATGCCCGCACTGCCACCCGCAGTGCCCCGCTTCACCCGTGAACTGCGGCAGTTGTGGGAAGACCGCGGATGCCCCCGAATGCCACGCCGGTCTCGCGATGCCCATGACGCGCTGGTCGATGCGCGGGACCAGTTGCGCCGATTCCGGATTATCACGGCCGGCGAGCACGGCTCCCAGTG
- a CDS encoding polyketide cyclase / dehydrase and lipid transport, with protein sequence MNSIQIADETYIAADGARVGATVADRCRWSRWWPDLQLQVTEDRAEKGIRWAVTGALIGTMEVWLEPSLDGVVLHYFLHAEPAGVAAWQLARMNLAKMTHRRRAAGKKMAFEVKTTLEETRPIGVSPVV encoded by the coding sequence ATGAACAGCATCCAGATCGCGGACGAGACCTATATCGCCGCGGATGGCGCACGGGTCGGCGCCACCGTCGCCGATCGGTGCCGCTGGAGCCGGTGGTGGCCTGATTTGCAGCTGCAGGTTACCGAGGATCGGGCCGAGAAAGGCATTAGGTGGGCCGTCACCGGCGCCCTGATCGGCACGATGGAGGTCTGGCTGGAGCCGTCCTTAGACGGCGTCGTCCTGCACTACTTTCTGCACGCCGAACCCGCCGGGGTGGCCGCCTGGCAGCTGGCCAGGATGAACTTGGCCAAAATGACGCACCGCCGGCGCGCGGCGGGCAAGAAAATGGCTTTCGAGGTGAAGACGACGCTGGAAGAGACCCGCCCCATCGGGGTTTCTCCGGTAGTTTAA
- a CDS encoding lysophospholipid acyltransferase family protein, whose protein sequence is MWYYLFKYIFMGPLFTLLGRPKVEGLENIPSSGPALLASNHLAVADSFYLPLVVRRRIWFLAKAEYFTGTGLKGWINRWFYSVSGQVPIDRTDADSAQAALGTAQSLLGQGKLLGMYPEGTRSPDGRLYKGKTGLARLALHTGVPVIPVAMIGTDVVNPPGRKMLRFGRVTVRFGKPMDFSRFEGLADNHFIERAVTDEVMYELMGLSGQEYVDIYAASVKSGGDGGDGADPGSSDAARIPETAAG, encoded by the coding sequence ATGTGGTACTACCTATTCAAGTACATTTTCATGGGCCCGCTCTTCACTCTCCTCGGCCGCCCGAAAGTCGAAGGCCTAGAAAACATCCCGAGTTCGGGACCGGCGCTGCTGGCCAGTAACCACCTTGCGGTGGCGGACAGTTTCTATCTTCCCCTGGTGGTGCGCCGCCGGATCTGGTTCCTGGCCAAAGCGGAGTATTTCACCGGCACCGGACTCAAGGGCTGGATCAACCGCTGGTTCTACAGTGTCTCCGGTCAGGTGCCGATTGACCGCACCGATGCCGACTCCGCGCAGGCCGCCTTGGGAACCGCACAGTCGCTGCTGGGGCAGGGCAAGCTGCTGGGCATGTATCCCGAGGGCACCCGGTCGCCCGACGGCCGGCTTTACAAGGGCAAGACGGGGTTGGCGCGGCTGGCCCTGCACACGGGCGTTCCGGTCATCCCGGTCGCCATGATCGGCACCGACGTCGTCAACCCGCCGGGCCGCAAGATGTTGCGGTTCGGCAGGGTCACAGTTCGTTTCGGTAAACCAATGGACTTCTCGCGGTTTGAGGGGTTGGCCGACAACCACTTCATTGAGCGGGCCGTCACCGATGAGGTGATGTACGAGCTGATGGGGCTTTCGGGCCAGGAGTACGTCGATATCTACGCCGCCAGCGTCAAAAGCGGTGGCGACGGCGGTGACGGTGCAGATCCCGGTTCTTCGGACGCCGCGCGGATCCCCGAAACGGCCGCGGGCTAG
- a CDS encoding AMP-dependent synthetase/ligase, with the protein MRQYSVPARFSVDERDSVAAMVFEHERDDPDFVIYQRLIDGVWTDVTCAEAASQIRSAALGLIGLGVQAGDRVSIFSATRYEWAILDLAILAVGAVTVPIYETSSAEQVRWVLHNSEAVVAFAETDAHAGMIAELAGELPALRRVLHVNGSGPKALDQLAEEGAAVDPTELDARIAGLRAEHPATLIYTSGTTGRPKGCQLTHANLLYEIRGTQECLPTLLRPGQRLLVFLPLAHVLARALTLSAFASKVTVGFTSDIKNLLPMFAVFKPTVVVSVPRVFEKVYNTAEQNAANDGKGAIFKLAAQTAVDWSRALDSGRPGLLLRAKHALFDRLVYHKLRSALGGDCHAAVSGGAPLGARLGHFYRGVGLTIYEGYGLTETSAAITVSQIDALKIGTVGKLVPGNSLRIADDGELLVRGGVVFSGYWRNEQATDEAFFEGWFRTGDLGAVDDDGFLRITGRKKELIVTAGGKNVAPAVLEDQLRAHPLISQAMVVGDAKPFIGALITIDPEAFVGWKQRNSKADDATVGDLAEDPDLVAEVDAAVKNANLSVSHAESIRKFRILPVDFTEDTGELTPTMKVKRNVVAEKFATEIEAIYTRD; encoded by the coding sequence GTGCGCCAGTACAGTGTCCCAGCCCGCTTTTCGGTCGACGAGCGCGACTCCGTCGCAGCCATGGTCTTCGAGCACGAGCGCGATGACCCCGACTTTGTCATCTACCAGCGCCTGATCGACGGAGTCTGGACCGACGTTACCTGTGCCGAGGCCGCCAGCCAGATTCGTTCGGCCGCGCTTGGCTTGATCGGCTTGGGGGTACAGGCCGGAGATCGGGTGTCGATCTTTTCCGCCACTCGATACGAGTGGGCGATCCTCGATCTCGCGATCCTGGCGGTGGGCGCGGTCACCGTGCCCATCTATGAGACATCGTCGGCCGAGCAAGTGCGCTGGGTCTTGCACAACTCAGAAGCCGTGGTGGCGTTTGCCGAGACCGATGCGCACGCTGGAATGATCGCCGAGCTCGCCGGGGAGCTGCCCGCGCTGCGCCGGGTACTACACGTCAACGGGTCGGGCCCCAAGGCGCTCGATCAGCTCGCCGAAGAGGGCGCGGCGGTCGATCCGACCGAGCTCGACGCGCGAATTGCGGGCCTGCGGGCCGAGCACCCGGCAACACTGATCTACACGTCGGGCACCACCGGACGCCCCAAGGGCTGCCAACTCACGCACGCAAATCTGCTTTATGAGATCCGGGGCACTCAGGAGTGTCTGCCCACGCTGCTGCGACCAGGTCAGCGACTGCTGGTCTTCTTGCCGCTGGCTCATGTGCTAGCTCGAGCCCTTACCCTGTCGGCGTTCGCCAGCAAAGTGACCGTTGGCTTTACCAGCGACATCAAGAATCTGCTGCCCATGTTCGCGGTCTTCAAGCCGACGGTAGTGGTTTCGGTGCCAAGGGTTTTCGAAAAGGTCTACAACACCGCGGAGCAGAATGCCGCCAACGACGGCAAGGGGGCGATCTTTAAACTTGCCGCCCAGACCGCGGTCGATTGGAGTCGGGCCTTGGACAGTGGTCGCCCGGGGCTTCTGCTGCGCGCCAAGCACGCCCTGTTTGACCGGCTGGTCTACCACAAGCTTCGTTCGGCTCTGGGCGGCGACTGCCATGCGGCCGTCTCTGGTGGTGCGCCGTTGGGCGCGCGGCTGGGCCACTTCTACCGCGGTGTGGGCCTCACCATCTACGAGGGCTACGGCCTGACCGAGACCAGCGCGGCGATTACGGTCAGCCAGATCGACGCGCTCAAGATCGGTACGGTCGGAAAGCTGGTGCCCGGCAACAGTTTACGGATTGCCGACGATGGAGAGCTACTGGTTCGCGGCGGCGTGGTATTCAGCGGCTATTGGCGCAATGAGCAAGCCACCGACGAGGCGTTCTTCGAGGGTTGGTTCCGAACCGGCGATCTGGGCGCCGTCGACGACGACGGCTTCCTGCGGATCACCGGGCGTAAGAAAGAGCTGATCGTCACCGCGGGCGGCAAGAACGTTGCCCCGGCCGTATTGGAGGACCAGCTGCGAGCGCACCCACTGATCAGCCAGGCGATGGTCGTCGGGGATGCGAAGCCATTCATCGGCGCGCTGATCACCATCGACCCGGAGGCGTTTGTCGGGTGGAAGCAACGCAACAGCAAGGCTGACGACGCCACGGTGGGAGACTTGGCCGAAGATCCCGATCTGGTCGCGGAGGTGGATGCGGCCGTCAAGAACGCCAACCTTTCGGTGTCGCATGCCGAGTCGATCCGTAAGTTCCGGATTCTGCCTGTGGACTTCACCGAGGACACTGGGGAATTGACGCCAACGATGAAGGTCAAGCGCAACGTGGTGGCCGAGAAGTTCGCCACCGAGATCGAGGCGATATACACCCGGGACTAG
- a CDS encoding ArsA family ATPase, with protein MSDSVAPTPARISLFVGKGGVGKSTLAAATAVCDAGAGQRVLLVSTDQAHSLGDVLGIAVPPTGRGEPVRVLAELETGQDQVGGGFLDALALDTLALLEDRWRDVVDTLDRRFPDSELSSIAPEELSALPGIQEVLGLHAVGELAAGGRWDRVVVDCASTADALRMLTLPATFSLYVERAWPRHRRLSIATDDGRTAAVVELLERTSAGVERLSALLTDGALVSAHLVLTPERVVAAEAARTLGSLALMGVQVDELLVNQVLVRDENYEYRSLPDHPAFYWYAERISEQRAVLEELDATIGDVALVLIPHLAGEPIGPKALSGLLDGARRRRGVAPPGPLRPIVDLESGSGVGSVYRLRLTLPQLDPQSLSLGRAEDDLIISAGGMRRRVRLASVLRRCVVLDAHLRGSELTVRFRPNPEVWPT; from the coding sequence CTGAGTGATTCCGTTGCGCCCACCCCGGCCCGGATCAGTCTTTTTGTAGGTAAAGGCGGGGTAGGAAAATCCACGCTGGCGGCCGCTACCGCGGTTTGTGACGCCGGTGCTGGTCAGCGAGTGTTGCTGGTATCCACCGACCAGGCACACTCGCTGGGTGACGTGCTAGGTATCGCGGTTCCGCCGACCGGTCGCGGCGAGCCCGTCCGCGTGCTGGCTGAGCTGGAAACCGGGCAGGATCAGGTTGGCGGCGGCTTCCTGGACGCGCTCGCGCTTGACACCCTCGCCTTGCTCGAAGACCGGTGGCGCGACGTCGTCGACACGCTGGACCGGCGTTTTCCCGACTCTGAGCTGAGCAGCATTGCCCCCGAAGAACTCTCGGCACTGCCCGGAATTCAGGAAGTGCTCGGGCTGCATGCCGTCGGTGAGCTGGCGGCGGGCGGACGGTGGGATCGAGTCGTGGTGGACTGCGCCTCGACGGCGGACGCGCTGCGGATGCTGACGCTGCCCGCCACCTTCTCGCTCTACGTGGAGCGGGCCTGGCCGCGGCACCGCAGGCTGAGCATAGCCACCGATGATGGCCGCACGGCCGCGGTGGTGGAATTGCTGGAACGCACCAGCGCTGGCGTCGAGCGGCTCAGCGCGTTGTTGACCGACGGAGCACTGGTCAGCGCACATCTGGTCCTCACCCCCGAGCGGGTGGTCGCGGCGGAGGCGGCCCGAACACTGGGTTCGTTGGCGCTGATGGGAGTCCAGGTAGACGAGCTGCTGGTCAACCAGGTTCTGGTGCGCGACGAGAACTACGAGTACCGCAGTTTGCCCGACCACCCGGCTTTCTACTGGTATGCCGAACGCATCTCCGAGCAGCGTGCCGTGCTGGAAGAACTCGACGCCACCATCGGTGACGTGGCGCTGGTGCTAATTCCGCACTTGGCCGGCGAGCCCATCGGCCCCAAGGCGCTCAGCGGTCTGCTTGACGGTGCTCGCCGGCGCCGGGGAGTCGCGCCGCCGGGTCCGTTGCGCCCTATCGTCGACCTCGAGTCCGGGTCCGGTGTTGGGTCGGTATATCGTCTGCGGCTGACGTTGCCCCAGCTCGATCCTCAGTCGTTGTCGCTGGGCCGTGCGGAGGACGATTTGATCATCAGTGCCGGCGGCATGCGGCGCAGAGTTCGGTTGGCGTCCGTACTGCGGAGGTGCGTCGTCCTCGACGCGCATCTGCGGGGCAGTGAGCTAACTGTTCGATTTCGACCGAATCCGGAGGTGTGGCCGACGTGA
- a CDS encoding PE family protein, giving the protein MSFLVLSPESLAAAAADVAGIGSAIGAANAAAAGSTTAMLAAGADEVSAAIAALFGTHAQDYQAISAQLEEFHDGFTRTLTKAVGAYTGAEAASVSSLQALEQGALNLINAPTQTLLGRPLIGDGANGAAGTGQDGSAGGILWGNGGNGGSGGIGQAGGAGGAAGLFGNGGAGGAGGTAGASGNGAAGGFGGRGGLVYGSGGAGGAGGQGVATGGAGGAGGLAGLIGAGGAGGIGGQGFDAGSGGLGGNAGLIGSGGAGGVGGGATGAGSGGAGGNGGLGGQWYGYGGAGGDGGVGGGVAGGGVAGGAGGNGGVGGGAGLWGAGGQGGNGGAGGGGAEGFFGTGGLGGDAGDGGAGGRGGLLIGGGGAGGDGGTGGAGGEGGNVIGGGAGGDGGNGGAGGAGGAATGLFSAGGAGGAGGIAGNGGNGAAGAMAANSGQGGDGGNGGNPGAGGAGGAGGILGARGGAGATPTSGGNGGNGGNGANGTVAGAAGAAGGAGGDGGLVGNGGAGGNGGNGVAGKAGVDGSDSGASGADGGNGGAGGNGGDGGAGGARAGNGGAGGSGGNAGSGGNAGNGANGSGAVAGGHGQAGGDGGDGGNGGRGGDGGLGGAAVAAGFHGGSQGGGGAGGDGGTGGIPGDGGRGGNGNPSVNDGVGGNGGDGGDPGSGGARGLGGNGSTHGADGAQGADVTSGGNGGRGGKGLDGVYTADGNGRAGGDGGNGGAVGNGGAGGLGGTGAVGLPGADGKSYAAEGPADGAVGGHGGTGGMGGNGGNGGSLAGDGGRGGDGGGGGDAGNGGHGAMRLPGGDAGNGGNGGESGAGGNGGAGGNSSHGKGGDGGNGGASGKPGTGGEGGTGVGSYPNHDAGRGGDGGRGGNAGAGGTGGSGGTGATGPGADGATGVTSDGGQGGKGGQGGRGYAFGTTGDGGNGGDGGQGGNGGQGGEGGAGGQGAPGSRATTGTNGGQGGNGGRGGDGIFGAGGEGGRGGDGGYGGVGGDSFDKNGGHGGPGGRGGDGGVGVLEGGGKGGDGGDGGRGGDAGNAVPNVSGDGGAGGQGGSGGAGHGGSGETGTGGSAGGPHDSRTGGEGGDGGSGGAGGPA; this is encoded by the coding sequence ATGTCATTTCTGGTCTTGTCGCCGGAGTCGTTGGCAGCGGCGGCTGCTGATGTGGCGGGTATTGGGTCCGCGATCGGTGCCGCCAACGCGGCCGCCGCGGGCTCTACCACGGCGATGCTGGCCGCCGGCGCTGATGAGGTCTCGGCGGCGATTGCGGCGTTGTTCGGCACCCACGCTCAGGACTATCAGGCGATCAGCGCGCAGCTGGAGGAGTTTCACGACGGGTTCACGCGGACGTTGACGAAGGCTGTGGGGGCTTATACGGGCGCGGAGGCGGCCAGCGTGTCGTCGTTGCAAGCCTTGGAGCAAGGTGCGCTGAACCTGATCAATGCGCCCACCCAGACGTTGCTGGGGCGTCCGCTGATCGGCGATGGTGCCAACGGGGCCGCGGGGACCGGCCAGGATGGTTCGGCCGGCGGAATTTTGTGGGGCAACGGCGGTAACGGCGGGTCCGGCGGGATCGGTCAGGCCGGCGGGGCCGGCGGGGCCGCAGGGTTGTTCGGCAACGGCGGCGCCGGGGGTGCCGGCGGCACGGCGGGGGCTTCGGGCAATGGCGCGGCCGGTGGTTTCGGTGGCCGCGGTGGGTTGGTGTACGGCAGCGGCGGCGCCGGAGGCGCCGGCGGGCAGGGCGTCGCTACCGGAGGTGCCGGTGGAGCAGGAGGGCTCGCCGGGTTGATCGGTGCCGGTGGGGCCGGCGGTATCGGTGGGCAAGGGTTTGACGCGGGCTCCGGCGGGCTTGGTGGTAACGCGGGACTGATCGGTTCCGGCGGTGCCGGTGGTGTCGGCGGTGGTGCCACGGGCGCCGGTAGCGGTGGTGCCGGTGGCAACGGCGGTCTGGGCGGCCAATGGTATGGATACGGCGGTGCCGGCGGTGACGGCGGTGTGGGCGGCGGTGTGGCCGGCGGCGGTGTGGCCGGCGGGGCCGGCGGTAATGGCGGCGTGGGTGGCGGCGCGGGCCTATGGGGCGCCGGTGGGCAGGGGGGCAATGGTGGCGCCGGCGGCGGCGGTGCCGAGGGCTTTTTCGGGACCGGTGGGCTGGGCGGCGACGCCGGCGACGGCGGCGCCGGTGGACGGGGTGGATTGCTGATTGGCGGCGGCGGTGCCGGCGGTGACGGCGGCACCGGGGGGGCTGGCGGGGAAGGCGGAAATGTCATCGGCGGCGGTGCCGGCGGTGACGGCGGCAATGGGGGCGCCGGCGGTGCCGGCGGCGCGGCGACCGGGCTGTTTTCGGCCGGCGGCGCGGGTGGAGCCGGCGGGATCGCCGGCAACGGCGGCAACGGGGCTGCCGGCGCCATGGCCGCCAACAGCGGGCAGGGCGGTGACGGCGGCAATGGCGGCAACCCCGGCGCCGGTGGTGCCGGCGGCGCGGGTGGAATCCTGGGTGCGCGTGGCGGGGCCGGCGCCACCCCGACGAGCGGCGGTAACGGCGGTAACGGCGGCAATGGAGCCAACGGCACCGTCGCGGGTGCTGCCGGGGCCGCCGGTGGAGCCGGCGGTGACGGCGGACTGGTCGGTAATGGCGGGGCAGGCGGCAACGGCGGCAACGGGGTGGCCGGCAAGGCCGGCGTGGACGGGTCGGACTCTGGTGCCTCCGGCGCCGATGGCGGCAACGGCGGCGCCGGAGGAAACGGCGGAGACGGTGGGGCCGGCGGAGCGCGGGCGGGCAACGGCGGAGCAGGCGGGAGCGGCGGCAACGCCGGTAGCGGCGGCAACGCCGGTAACGGAGCCAACGGCAGCGGCGCGGTCGCCGGCGGGCATGGCCAAGCCGGCGGTGACGGCGGTGATGGTGGTAACGGCGGCCGCGGCGGCGACGGTGGTCTCGGTGGTGCCGCGGTGGCCGCCGGTTTCCACGGCGGCAGCCAAGGCGGTGGTGGAGCCGGTGGCGATGGCGGTACCGGTGGGATACCCGGTGACGGCGGCCGGGGCGGGAATGGCAATCCCAGTGTCAACGACGGTGTCGGAGGCAATGGTGGCGACGGTGGTGACCCCGGTTCGGGCGGGGCTCGGGGGCTGGGCGGCAACGGCTCCACCCACGGCGCGGACGGCGCCCAGGGCGCGGACGTGACCAGCGGCGGCAATGGCGGCCGCGGAGGCAAGGGTCTGGACGGCGTCTACACCGCCGACGGCAACGGCCGGGCCGGGGGCGACGGCGGCAACGGCGGCGCCGTCGGCAACGGCGGTGCGGGTGGCCTCGGTGGAACCGGCGCGGTTGGTTTGCCCGGCGCGGATGGCAAGTCTTACGCGGCTGAGGGGCCCGCCGACGGCGCCGTGGGTGGCCACGGCGGCACCGGCGGCATGGGTGGCAACGGCGGTAACGGCGGGTCGCTTGCCGGTGATGGCGGCCGGGGCGGCGACGGCGGTGGGGGCGGCGACGCAGGCAATGGCGGTCATGGCGCGATGCGCCTTCCCGGTGGCGACGCCGGCAATGGCGGCAACGGCGGGGAGAGTGGTGCCGGCGGCAACGGTGGAGCAGGCGGGAATTCGTCGCACGGCAAGGGTGGTGACGGCGGAAACGGTGGTGCCAGCGGCAAGCCCGGTACCGGTGGCGAGGGCGGCACCGGAGTCGGCTCCTACCCCAACCATGACGCCGGCAGGGGCGGTGACGGTGGTCGAGGCGGTAATGCGGGCGCCGGCGGCACCGGTGGCTCCGGGGGTACCGGCGCCACCGGCCCGGGCGCGGACGGTGCCACCGGTGTCACCAGTGACGGCGGTCAGGGCGGGAAAGGTGGGCAAGGGGGCCGCGGATACGCCTTCGGTACCACCGGTGACGGTGGTAACGGCGGCGACGGCGGCCAGGGCGGCAACGGCGGCCAGGGCGGCGAGGGCGGCGCCGGCGGCCAGGGTGCGCCGGGCTCACGGGCCACGACTGGAACAAACGGCGGTCAGGGCGGCAATGGGGGCCGTGGCGGCGACGGGATCTTCGGGGCCGGCGGCGAAGGCGGCCGTGGTGGGGACGGCGGGTATGGCGGCGTCGGCGGAGACTCGTTCGATAAGAACGGTGGCCATGGTGGTCCGGGCGGCCGGGGTGGGGACGGCGGCGTCGGCGTCCTTGAGGGCGGCGGCAAGGGCGGGGATGGCGGCGATGGCGGCAGGGGTGGCGATGCCGGCAATGCCGTCCCGAATGTTTCCGGGGATGGCGGTGCCGGCGGCCAGGGTGGTTCCGGCGGTGCCGGTCACGGTGGCTCCGGCGAAACGGGTACCGGTGGCAGTGCCGGCGGCCCGCACGACAGCCGCACGGGCGGCGAGGGCGGAGACGGTGGCAGCGGTGGAGCCGGCGGACCCGCGTAG
- a CDS encoding SRPBCC family protein, which translates to MADKTTQTIYIDAEPGEVMKAIADIESYPEWISEYKEVEVLEADDEGYPKRARMLMDATIFKDTLIMSYEWPADRQSLSWTLQSSSLLKSLEGSYILAPKGSGTEVTYQLAVDLAVPMIGMLKRKAERRLIDGALKDLKKRVEG; encoded by the coding sequence GTGGCGGACAAGACGACGCAGACGATCTACATCGACGCGGAACCAGGCGAGGTGATGAAGGCGATCGCCGACATCGAGTCCTATCCCGAATGGATTTCGGAGTACAAAGAGGTCGAAGTCCTCGAGGCGGATGACGAGGGTTACCCGAAACGGGCGCGGATGCTGATGGACGCAACCATTTTCAAAGACACCTTGATCATGTCCTACGAGTGGCCGGCCGACCGCCAGTCGTTGAGCTGGACGCTCCAATCCAGCTCGCTGCTCAAGTCGCTGGAAGGCTCATACATCTTGGCGCCCAAGGGGTCGGGCACGGAGGTCACTTATCAGCTGGCGGTCGACCTTGCCGTCCCGATGATCGGCATGCTCAAGCGTAAGGCCGAGCGCAGGCTGATCGACGGTGCGTTGAAGGATCTGAAGAAACGAGTCGAGGGCTGA
- a CDS encoding glycosyltransferase 87 family protein has product MSTRQSPEPGSRFERVSLWGLLWLVAAVSLGYAAWRLFGHIPYRIDIDIYQMGSQAWLDGRPLYSGDVKFHTPIGLNLPFTYPPLAAVVFIPFAWLHMPAASVAITLLTLLVLIVSTVVVLSGLEVWASSRALPGPGWLRRLWLAVMIVAPATIWLEPISSNFAFGQINAVLMTLVILDCFPRRTPWPRGLLLGLGIALKLTPAVFLLYFLLRRDNRAALTAVASFAAATLAGFALAWRDSWEYWTDTLQHTDRIGSAALNTDQNIAGALARLPIGEHASRLLWVLLSLLVLAATIWAMRRVLSAGEPALAVICVALFGLVVSPVSWSHHWVWMLPAVLVTGVLAWRRRNAALAVVTATGLALMTWTPIDLLPKHREATAVWWRQLAGMSYVWWALAVIVVAGLTVTARITATSLPERDLTPVPAAS; this is encoded by the coding sequence ATGAGTACACGGCAGTCGCCCGAGCCGGGCAGTCGATTCGAGCGGGTCTCGCTTTGGGGCCTGCTCTGGCTGGTAGCCGCCGTGTCATTGGGCTACGCCGCCTGGCGGCTGTTCGGGCACATCCCGTACCGCATCGATATCGACATCTACCAGATGGGCAGCCAGGCCTGGCTGGACGGTCGTCCGCTGTACAGCGGCGACGTGAAATTCCACACACCGATCGGGCTGAACCTGCCCTTCACCTATCCCCCGCTGGCGGCGGTCGTGTTCATCCCGTTCGCCTGGCTGCACATGCCGGCGGCCAGCGTGGCGATCACGCTGTTGACCCTCTTGGTGCTGATCGTGTCTACCGTGGTCGTCCTGAGCGGTCTCGAAGTATGGGCCAGCTCCAGGGCCCTGCCCGGGCCCGGGTGGCTGCGTCGGCTGTGGTTGGCCGTGATGATCGTGGCCCCCGCCACGATCTGGTTGGAACCGATCAGTTCGAACTTCGCATTCGGCCAGATCAACGCGGTGCTAATGACATTGGTGATCCTGGACTGCTTCCCCCGCCGCACGCCCTGGCCACGCGGGCTGCTGCTCGGGTTGGGGATCGCGCTGAAGCTGACCCCGGCGGTGTTCCTGCTCTATTTCCTGCTGCGTCGCGACAACCGGGCGGCGCTGACCGCGGTGGCAAGTTTCGCGGCCGCCACGCTGGCCGGTTTCGCCCTCGCATGGCGCGACTCCTGGGAGTACTGGACCGATACGCTGCAGCACACCGACCGCATCGGTTCCGCCGCTTTGAACACCGACCAGAACATCGCCGGTGCCCTTGCCCGATTGCCCATCGGCGAACACGCAAGCCGGCTGCTGTGGGTCTTGCTGTCCCTTTTGGTGTTGGCGGCGACCATCTGGGCGATGCGGCGAGTGTTGTCAGCGGGTGAGCCGGCCCTGGCCGTCATCTGCGTGGCCTTGTTCGGGTTAGTGGTGTCGCCGGTTTCGTGGTCACACCATTGGGTGTGGATGCTGCCGGCGGTGCTGGTAACCGGAGTACTGGCCTGGCGGCGCCGGAATGCGGCATTGGCCGTCGTCACCGCCACGGGGTTGGCGCTGATGACGTGGACACCGATCGACCTGCTGCCCAAGCACCGGGAGGCTACCGCGGTCTGGTGGCGTCAGCTCGCCGGGATGTCCTATGTGTGGTGGGCGCTGGCGGTCATCGTCGTCGCCGGACTCACAGTTACCGCCCGCATCACAGCGACCAGCCTGCCCGAGCGCGATCTGACCCCGGTGCCGGCCGCAAGCTGA